One region of Glycine max cultivar Williams 82 chromosome 9, Glycine_max_v4.0, whole genome shotgun sequence genomic DNA includes:
- the LOC100780728 gene encoding adenine phosphoribosyltransferase 1, chloroplastic, producing MVLCLGEVISQKYALEYGTACLELHVGSVQPGERAIIIDDLVATDGTLSARNVLVLKWWNVLVSLVCLMSRGSAGVLESHFMFLLSRVKRINVTELRLSYTKYFTT from the exons ATGGTTTTATGTTTAGGTGAAgtaatttcacaaaaatatgctCTAGAATATGGAACTGCTTGCTTGGAGTTGCATGTTGGTTCTGTCCAACCCGGTGAACGGGCCATAATCATTGATGACTTGGTGGCCACAGATGGAACTCTGTCAGCAAGA AACGTGTTGGTGCTGAAGTGGTGGAATGTGCTTGTGTCATTGGTGTGCCTGATGTCAAG GGGTAGTGCAGGTGTATTGGAAAGCCACTTTATGTTCTTATTGAGCCGCGTAAAGCGGATAAATGTTACTGAG CTGAGATTGTCATacacaaaatattttactaCATGA